In Cellulomonas wangsupingiae, the genomic window CCACAGGCTCAGCTGCGTGAGCACGACGCCCTTGTCCGGGATCCCCGGGCTCAGGACGTGGTCGTACGCCGACACCCGGTCGGACGCGACGACGAGGACGGCGTCACCGTGCCGCTCGCGCAGCGCGACGCCGGCCGCCGAGCCGTCGGGCTCGTAGAGGTCGCGGACCTTGCCCGAGTAGGTGTGCCGCCAGCCGGGCAGCGCGTCGTCGTCCGCGCGGGTGGGGTTCGCGTCGCTCACCCCCGCAGTCTTCCGTACCGCAGCCCTAGGGTGGGCGCACCGACCAGGGAGCGAACATGGACGACGCCGTCACCCCCGCCCGCCTCCGGGACTTCCTCGAGGACGTCCGGGTCCTCGCCCAGGCGGCGCAGAGCGCGCACCCCGAGCAGGAGCCCGGGGTCGCGCCGCTCCTGCCCCTGCTCACCGCGCACCTCGGGCTGGACCCCCGCACCTTCGCCGTGCACACCCTCGAGCTGCCGGTGCTCCGCCGGGTGGACACGGACGTCGCCGTCGCGGCGGTCGTCGGGGAGGACCCCGCGGCCCGGCTGGTGGGCGTGGGCGGCGGCGAGCAGCGCATGCACATGTCGCTCTCGGAGATCCTCCAGCACGCCGGGTCGTGGCCGGGCCAGTTCCCGGTCGGCCCGGTCGACTACCACCGCGCCGCGACCGGGCCGAGCACCTCCCGGCAGACCGTCGCGTTCGGGCTGCACCTGTGGCACGCGGACGGCGTGCCCGTCGTGCTGCTGCAGCGCCGGGCCTCGATGCGGCACAACGGCGCCCCGGTGCTCGAGGTGCTCTGCCCGTCCGACGACGTCGCGGGCGCGCTGCTCACGCGCGTGCGTGCCGAGATGGACGCCCGCTCGACCCTGCGGGGGCAGGTCGTGACGTTCTCGGGGTCGCCGTTCGACCCGGGCGAGGCGGGCGTCGTCCACGTGCCGCGACCGTCCGTGCCGCGCGAGGACGTCGTGCTGCCCGCCGGGACGCTCGAGCGCATCGAGCGCCAGGTGCTCGGCGTGGCACGCCACCGCGACGCGCTGCGGGCGGCGGGTCAGCACCTCAAGCGCGGCGTCCTGCTGTACGGGCCCCCGGGCACCGGCAAGACCCACACGGTGCGGCACCTGGTCGGCGCCAGCCCGGGGGTCACCGTCACCCTGCTGTCGGGCCAGGCGCTCCAGCTCGTCACGGTCGCGGCGGAGACGGCCCGCGCGCTGCAGCCGGCGATGGTCGTGCTCGAGGACTGCGACCTCGTCGCCGAGGACCGCTCGCTCACCGGCGGCACGCCCGTGCTGTTCGAGGTGCTCGACGCGCTCGACGGCCTGGCCGCCGACGCGGACGTCACCTTCCTGCTGACGACGAACCGTGCCGACGTCCTCGAGCCGGCGCTCGCCCAGCGCCCGGGGCGCGTCGACCTCGCGGTCGAGGTGCCGCTGCCCGACGCACCGGGCCGCCGCCGGCTGTTCCGGCTCTACGCCGCGGACCTGCCGTTCACCCCGGACGCGCTCGACGCGGCGGCCGAGGCGACCGCCGGCATGACCGCGTCCTTCGTCAAGGAGGCGATCCGCCGGGCGGTGCTCCTCGCGGCCGAGGACGGGCGGCACGTCGGCGACGACGACCTGGCGAGCGCCGTGCAGGAGATGACCGGCGACTCCGAGCGCATCACGCGGTCGCTGCTCGGGGTGGGTGCCGGCGCCGACGTCTGACCGCGCGGTGCCGGCGGCTGCCGCCGGCCCCGTCAGTCCTGGCTCACGGCCAGCGCGATGTCGGTGCGGTGCTGGGAGCCGGCGAGCGCCACCTGGTCGACCGCGACGTACGCGGCGCGGCGCGCCTCGCCCAGGGTCTCCCCCACGCCGACGACCGAGAGCACCCGGCCGCCGTCGGAGACGAGCAGCGGGTCGTTCAGGGGGTTGTCCGGGTTGTCGGGGTCGTCGACGGCGGTCCGGACCGCGGTGCCCGCGTGCAGGACGTGGACGCCGGGGACCGTGTCCGCGCCGTCGAGGCCCGTGATGGGGTCGCCCGTGCGCACCTCGCCGGGGTACCCGGCCGACGCGATCACGACCGTGACCGCCGCGTCGGCGCGCCAGTGCAGCGGCTCGAGCGCACCGAGCCCGCCCTGCGCCGCGGCCAGCAGGACGCCCGCCAGCGGCGTCGCGAGCCGCGCGAGGACGACCTGCGTCTCGGGGTCGCCGAACCGCGCGTTGAACTCCACGACCCGCACGCCGCGGCTCGTCAGCGCCAGGCCGCAGTACAGGACGCCGACGAACGGCGTGCCCCGACGCGCCATCTCCGCGACCGTGGGGCGCGCGACGGTCTCGACGACCTCGTCCACGAGGCCGGCGGGTGCCCACGGCAGCGGCGAGTAGGCGCCCATCCCGCCGGTGTTGGGGCCCTGGTCGCCGTCGAGCGCGCGCTTGAAGTCCTGCGCCGGCACGAGCGGGACGACGTCGGTGCCGTCGCACAGCACGAACAGCGACACCTCGGGGCCGTCGAGGAACTCCTCGACGACGACGCTCCCGCCGTCCTTGGCGAGGCACGCGCCGGCGTGCGCGAGCGCCGCGTCCCGGTCGTCCGTGACGACGACGCCCTTGCCGGCGGCGAGGCCGTCCTCCTTCACGACGTACGGCGCGCCGAACTCGTCCAGCGCGGCGGCGACCTCGTCGAGCGTCGTGGCGACGCGGGCGGCGGCGGTCGGCACGCCGGCCGCGGCCATGACGTCCTTGGCGAACGACTTGGAGCCCTCGAGGCGCGCGGCCTGCGCGGACGGGCCGAAGACGGGGACGCCCGCCTCACGCACCGCGTCGGCGACCCCGGCGACGAGCGGCGCCTCCGGGCCGACGACCACGAGCCCGACGCCGAGGTCGGTCGCGAGCCGCGCGACCGCCGGCCCGTCGAGCGGGTCGACCGCGTGCAGCGTCGCGTGCTGCGCGATCCCGGGGTTGCCGGGCGCGGCGTGCACCTGCGTCACCGCCGGGTCCAGGGACAGCGTGCGGGCGAGGGCGTGCTCACGGGCACCGGTGCCGACGACGAGGATCTCCACGGCGTCCGACCCTACCGGCCGCGTGCCCGCACGCGGTGCCGACGTCCGCGCGGCGCGGCGGGTGCGGGCACACCGGGTGCCGTGTGGACGCGTGCGGTCACGCGGGCGGCGTCGGCGCGAGCGGGAAGGCGTCGAGGTGGACGCGGATGCGCCGGTACCGACCGTCGCCGGGCTCCCGCTCGCGAGCGAGGGTCTCGAACTCCTCGATGACGGCACGCGTCCGGGTGATGAGGTCCGCGGTCTCGTCCTGCGTGAGCAGGATGCTGGAGCTCGTCGCGACCTGGGCCTGCCAGTCGTCGTCGAGGTGGTCGACCCAGGCCGACATGGTCTGCGCGCGGTCGGCGACGACCGACCGCAGCACGGCACGTGCGGACGACGCGGTGTCGGGGTCCTGGAGCAGGTCGGCGTCGTCGAGGGAGAAGCCGACCGCGCGCCACCACCGCTCCCGACCGCCGGTGTGCGCCGGGTCGTCCTCGACGAAGCCGTGCCGCTCGAGCTGCCGCAGGTGGTAGCTGGTCTGGCCGCTCGACTCCCCCAGCGCCCGCCCGAGCATGGTCGCGGTCGCCGGGCCGTCGTTGGTCAGCACGGAGTACATCGCCATGCGCAGCGGGTGCGCGAACGCCTTGAGCGCGTCGGCGCCGATCCCGTGCGGCTCCCGGGTCTTGTCCTCAGCCATGTGCAGAGCTACCTTTGCAGAGTTATCTCTGCAAAGGTTTCTCTGCAGAGCCGTCCCTCCACCCTAGCGAGGCCACCATGGAGAGTGTCGTCAGCCCGGGACCCGCGGCGCACCAGGACGAACCGACGCCCGACGCCGCCGCAGCGACCACCCCGCAGGGCACCGCGCCCCGGCTCGGCAGCCGCTTCCACGCCCTGCTCGCCGCCACGGGCGCCGCGAACCTCGGCGACGGCGTCGTCCAGGCCGCGATCCCCCTGGTCGCGCTCGGCCTGACGCGCTCGCCGTCCCAGATCGCGCTGCTCACCGCGGTCGCCTGGCTGCCCTGGCTCCTGCTCGGCATCGGCGCGGGCGTGCTCGTCGACCGCGTGGACCGGCGCCGCGTCCAGATCGGCGCGCTGGTCGCGCGCGGGGCGCTGCTCGCCGTCGCCGCGTGGCTCGCGGTGCACGGCCTGACGATCGCCTGGCTGATCGCGCTCGCCCTGGCCTACGGCGTCACCGAGGTGCTCGCCGACCTCGCCGCCGGCGCCCTCGTCCCGGACGTCGTCGCCCCCGCCGACCTGCCGGCCGCCAACGGCCGGATCATGGCCGTCCAGCAGGTGGCCAACGCCTTCCTGGGCGGTCCGCTCGCCGGCCTGCTGCTGACGCTCGGCACCGCGTGGGCCCTCGGCGCGCCCGCGGCCCTCGCCGTGCTCGCCGCCGCGGTGCTGTGGCGCGGCGTCCCGGGCGTCTACCGCCACGCCCCGGTCGCGCCCGACGCACCGCACGACCCCCGTCCGGGGGCGGCCGCCGCGGTGCGGCGCGCGGGCCGTGACGTCCGCGAGGGCCTGAGCCTCGTGCTGCGCCACCGCGTGCTGCGACCCGTGGTCCTGGCCGCCGCGCTGCTCAACATGGCGAGCACCGCGTACTTCACGGTGTTCGTGCTGTGGGCGGTCGGGCCCGGGTCCCGGATCGGCATGACCGCGGGCACCTACCCGCTGCTGCTCGTCGCCCTGGCGGTCGGCGCCGTGGCCGGCTCGGTCCTCGTCGCGCGCGCCGCGCGGGCGCTCGGCGAGGTGCGCCTCATGGTCGGCGCGTTCACGCTCGCGTTCGCGCTGCTCGTCGTCCCCGTGGTGGCGCCGCACCCCGCGGCGGTCGCGGCCACGCTGCTGCTCGTCGGAGCCCTGAGCACCACGGGCAACGTCGTCAACGAGACGCTGCGCCAGCGCATCGTGCCCGCTCACCTGCTGGGGCGCGTCGGCGGCGCCGGCCGCACGCTGTCCGTGGGCCTGATGCCGGTGGGCGCCCTGCTCGCCGGTGGGGCGGCCGAGCGGTGGGGCCTGGCCGCCACCATGCTCGGCGCCACCGCCCTCGCCGTGGCCGTCGCCCTCGCGCTGGCCGCGAGCCTGCGCGGGACGACGCCCGCCGACGTCGCCACGCCGGACGGTCGCGCCGCGTGACCGCGCCCGCCGCCGGCGAGCGCGAGGCGCCCGGTCGGACGCCTCGCCGTCCTCAGCCCAGGAGCTCGTGCCGGACGATCGTCGCCTCGCGGCCCGGGCCGACCCCCACCGACGAGATCCGGGTCCCGGACACGTCCTCGAGGTACTGCAGGTACCGCTGCGCGGCCGGGGGCAGGTCGTCGAAGTCGCGGGCGCCCGAGATGTCCTCGGTCCAGCCGTCGAGGTACTCGTACACCGGGCGCGCGTGGTGGAAGTCGCTCTGGTCGATCGGCATCTCCTCGACGCGCCGGCCGTCGACGTCGTACGCGATGCAGACCGGGATGCGCTCGCGGCCCGTCAGGACGTCGAGCTTGGTCACGACGAGGTCCGTCAGCCCGTTGACCATCGACGCGTAGCGCACGACGACCGCGTCGTACCAGCCGGTGCGGCGCGGGCGGCCCGTCGTGGTGCCGAACTCCCCGCCGGTCTGGCGCAGCCACTCGCCGTCGGTGTCGAGCAGCTCGGTGGGGAACGGCCCCTCGCCCACGCGCGTGGTGTAGGCCTTGGCGACCGCGACGACCCGGTCGATGCGCGTCGGGCCGACGCCCGAGCCCGTGCACGCCCCGCCCGCGGTGCACGCGGACGACGTGACGAACGGGTACGTGCCGTGGTCGACGTCGAGCATGGTCGCCTGCCCGGCCTCGAAGACCAGGGTCTTGCCCTCGTCGAGCGAGCGGTTGAGGAACTGCGGGGTGTCGGCGACGAAGGGGCGCAGCCGCTCGGCGTGGCGCAGCAGGTCGTCGAGCGTCTCGTCGACCGTGATCGCGCGGCGGTTGTAGATCTTGACCAGCAGGTGGTTCTTCTGGTCGAGCGCGCCCTCGACCTTCTGGCGCAGGATGCCCTCGTCGAACAGGTCCTGCACGCGGATCCCGATGCGGTTGATCTTGTCCGCGTACGTCGGGCCGATGCCGCGGCCCGTCGTGCCGATGCGGCGCTTGCCGAGGAACCGCTCGGTCACCTTGTCCATCGTGCGGTTGTACGGGGCGATGACGTGCGCGGCGGACGACACCAGCAGGCGCGACGTGTCGACGCCGCGGGCCTCGAGCGCGTCGATCTCCTCGAACAGCACCTCGATGTCGACGACGACGCCGTTGGCGATGACGGGGACCACGCCCGGCGTGAGGATGCCCGACGGCAGCAGGTGCAGGGCGTACTTCTCGCCCTCGATCACGACCGTGTGACCAGCGTTGTTGCCGCCGTTGAACTTCACGACGACGTCGGTGCGGTCACCGAGCTGGTCGGTCGCCTTCCCCTTGCCCTCGTCGCCCCACTGCGCACCGAGCACCACGACGGCCGGCATGACGATCACCACTCCCAGGCTGCCTGCGGTGCGGCTCCGCCCGCAGACGGGCGCGAGCGGGCTCGCGACGCGGGGGTGCCGAGGACGCGCGGCAGTCACGCGTACCACCGGCAGGGTACCGGAGCGCCGCCGGACGCCCCGGGGACGTCCGCGGACGACCCCCGTCGCGGCTCAGCGCAGCGCAGCGACCTCGTCGGCCGACGTGCCGCTGTCCTCGAGCAGCCGACGGCACCTCTCGCCCTCCGCGACCTCGCCGATCGCGTCCGCCGCGACCGCCAGGGCGAGCACCGCCCGCAGGAACCCCTGGTTCGGGACGTGCGCCACCGGCACCGGGCCGCGTCCCCGCCAGCCCGCGCCGCGCAGCGCGTCCAGGCCCCGGTGGTAGCCGGTCCTGGCGTACGCGTACGCCGCGACGGGGTCGTCGGCCCGCTCCGCGAGCAGCGCCCACACCAGGGAGGCCGCCGGGGCCGCCGGCACCACGTCGCGCGGGTCCGTGCCGGCCGCGAGGGCGTCACGGGCCACCGCGTCGGGACCGGCGGCGGGCAGCAGCGTCGGCGCAGGGCCGTCGAGGAGGTTCTCGTGGGTCATGGCGCCAGTCTCGCACCGCGCCGGACGGAGGGGTCGCGGGGTCCTGCGCTCACGGTTACAGTCGAACATCCGACCAGTACCCCGCCCCCGCGGGACCCCCTCGCCGGTCGGCACGGACCCCAGGACCTCTCATGATCGAGATCTCGACGTCGTCCACGACGACGACGCTGGTCATCACCGGTGACCTCGACCTGGCCGAGCGCGACCAGTTCCCCGAGGTGACGGCACGCATCGTCGGCCTGCGTCGCCAGCTGCTGGTGATCGACATGTGCCGCGTCACGTTCATGGACTCCACGGGCGCGGCGTTCCTCATCTCGCTGGCCGACGCCGGCCGGCGCCGCGGCGGTGCGACCGTGCTGCGCGGCGCAGCCGACCGGGAGCTGTTCGTGCTGGAGATCTGCGGCGCGCTCGAGCTGTTCCGCATCGACACGGACCACCGGTGCGAGCTGGGCGCCGGGGCGCTCCCGACGAGCCGGGACGCGCCCGCGCCTGCCTGACCGGCGGGCGTCCGGGCGTCACGTCACCGGGCGCGCTGCGCCGGGCATCTCCCCCGGGCGGACCTTCGCCCACACCACCTTGCCGGCGCGCGACTGCCGCCAGCCCCAGTCGGCGAGCCGCTCGACGATCTGCATGCC contains:
- a CDS encoding AAA family ATPase is translated as MDDAVTPARLRDFLEDVRVLAQAAQSAHPEQEPGVAPLLPLLTAHLGLDPRTFAVHTLELPVLRRVDTDVAVAAVVGEDPAARLVGVGGGEQRMHMSLSEILQHAGSWPGQFPVGPVDYHRAATGPSTSRQTVAFGLHLWHADGVPVVLLQRRASMRHNGAPVLEVLCPSDDVAGALLTRVRAEMDARSTLRGQVVTFSGSPFDPGEAGVVHVPRPSVPREDVVLPAGTLERIERQVLGVARHRDALRAAGQHLKRGVLLYGPPGTGKTHTVRHLVGASPGVTVTLLSGQALQLVTVAAETARALQPAMVVLEDCDLVAEDRSLTGGTPVLFEVLDALDGLAADADVTFLLTTNRADVLEPALAQRPGRVDLAVEVPLPDAPGRRRLFRLYAADLPFTPDALDAAAEATAGMTASFVKEAIRRAVLLAAEDGRHVGDDDLASAVQEMTGDSERITRSLLGVGAGADV
- the purD gene encoding phosphoribosylamine--glycine ligase, with the translated sequence MEILVVGTGAREHALARTLSLDPAVTQVHAAPGNPGIAQHATLHAVDPLDGPAVARLATDLGVGLVVVGPEAPLVAGVADAVREAGVPVFGPSAQAARLEGSKSFAKDVMAAAGVPTAAARVATTLDEVAAALDEFGAPYVVKEDGLAAGKGVVVTDDRDAALAHAGACLAKDGGSVVVEEFLDGPEVSLFVLCDGTDVVPLVPAQDFKRALDGDQGPNTGGMGAYSPLPWAPAGLVDEVVETVARPTVAEMARRGTPFVGVLYCGLALTSRGVRVVEFNARFGDPETQVVLARLATPLAGVLLAAAQGGLGALEPLHWRADAAVTVVIASAGYPGEVRTGDPITGLDGADTVPGVHVLHAGTAVRTAVDDPDNPDNPLNDPLLVSDGGRVLSVVGVGETLGEARRAAYVAVDQVALAGSQHRTDIALAVSQD
- a CDS encoding winged helix-turn-helix domain-containing protein; its protein translation is MAEDKTREPHGIGADALKAFAHPLRMAMYSVLTNDGPATATMLGRALGESSGQTSYHLRQLERHGFVEDDPAHTGGRERWWRAVGFSLDDADLLQDPDTASSARAVLRSVVADRAQTMSAWVDHLDDDWQAQVATSSSILLTQDETADLITRTRAVIEEFETLAREREPGDGRYRRIRVHLDAFPLAPTPPA
- a CDS encoding MFS transporter, with translation MESVVSPGPAAHQDEPTPDAAAATTPQGTAPRLGSRFHALLAATGAANLGDGVVQAAIPLVALGLTRSPSQIALLTAVAWLPWLLLGIGAGVLVDRVDRRRVQIGALVARGALLAVAAWLAVHGLTIAWLIALALAYGVTEVLADLAAGALVPDVVAPADLPAANGRIMAVQQVANAFLGGPLAGLLLTLGTAWALGAPAALAVLAAAVLWRGVPGVYRHAPVAPDAPHDPRPGAAAAVRRAGRDVREGLSLVLRHRVLRPVVLAAALLNMASTAYFTVFVLWAVGPGSRIGMTAGTYPLLLVALAVGAVAGSVLVARAARALGEVRLMVGAFTLAFALLVVPVVAPHPAAVAATLLLVGALSTTGNVVNETLRQRIVPAHLLGRVGGAGRTLSVGLMPVGALLAGGAAERWGLAATMLGATALAVAVALALAASLRGTTPADVATPDGRAA
- a CDS encoding adenylosuccinate synthase, whose translation is MPAVVVLGAQWGDEGKGKATDQLGDRTDVVVKFNGGNNAGHTVVIEGEKYALHLLPSGILTPGVVPVIANGVVVDIEVLFEEIDALEARGVDTSRLLVSSAAHVIAPYNRTMDKVTERFLGKRRIGTTGRGIGPTYADKINRIGIRVQDLFDEGILRQKVEGALDQKNHLLVKIYNRRAITVDETLDDLLRHAERLRPFVADTPQFLNRSLDEGKTLVFEAGQATMLDVDHGTYPFVTSSACTAGGACTGSGVGPTRIDRVVAVAKAYTTRVGEGPFPTELLDTDGEWLRQTGGEFGTTTGRPRRTGWYDAVVVRYASMVNGLTDLVVTKLDVLTGRERIPVCIAYDVDGRRVEEMPIDQSDFHHARPVYEYLDGWTEDISGARDFDDLPPAAQRYLQYLEDVSGTRISSVGVGPGREATIVRHELLG
- a CDS encoding DUF3151 domain-containing protein — its product is MTHENLLDGPAPTLLPAAGPDAVARDALAAGTDPRDVVPAAPAASLVWALLAERADDPVAAYAYARTGYHRGLDALRGAGWRGRGPVPVAHVPNQGFLRAVLALAVAADAIGEVAEGERCRRLLEDSGTSADEVAALR
- a CDS encoding STAS domain-containing protein, which produces MIEISTSSTTTTLVITGDLDLAERDQFPEVTARIVGLRRQLLVIDMCRVTFMDSTGAAFLISLADAGRRRGGATVLRGAADRELFVLEICGALELFRIDTDHRCELGAGALPTSRDAPAPA